TTTCTCTTTCGATGGCATATATCTTTTGAATTTGGAGCATTGCAAATTCAGCTCTGGTTTGATCTTGATCCAGTGCTTTTTCAAAATATCGGCGGGCATGAGCCCAACAGGCCAAATGGGTAACTTCTTTTTTATTTTTATACTGATCGTAAACTTTATATCCGTCGGTTTGCAAATATCCGGCAAATTCATTCAATATTTTTCGGGGAGCATCCTTATTTCGCCTCTTTTGATAATCGAAAACAACCATCCGTTTTAGCGGCGAATGATAAACCCAATAAAATCCACGATGGGTTTTGCCTTTTTTCTGCTTATCTAAAACCCGGGTTGGCGTTTCATCAGCCTGCAGGTAGCCATCATTTTTAACAGTATTCACCATGGCTTCATACAGCGGATTTAACAGATCACCCAACTGCTGTACCCATGAATCGATGGTCGATGGAGCAATATCGATATCGGCTCGTTTGAAAATCTGGCGTTGACGATACAATGGCAAATGATCCACATATTTATTAATCAAAATAGAAGATAAAAGGGCATTTCCGGCCAAACATTTTTCAATGGGACGTGAGGGCATATCAGCAATTAAGACACCTTCCTGATTTTCTTTTTCGTATTTTGGACGAATTAAAACCAACTTGAAAAACTTACCTGGTGTATATTCTAAAATCTCGGTTCTTTCCTCGCCAATTTTCTTTAAGCCATTTATATTTTCTTCCGGATTAATGATGATTTCACGCACAGGCAAATGTTCCGGCAATTTGTTTCTTCCTTTATGATTGCTGGCTTTTTTACGGGTATAACTGATCTTTTCCTTTACGGTTTCATCCTTTATATCTTTATCTTTTTGGGCAAGTTCTTCGAAAGATAGGCTTAATTGATTTTCGTCAACAGAACCTTTTGCAAAACGTTCACTTTTACTACCAAATGCAATGCGCTGTAATTGTTTGATATAGTTTTGTTGGCTGGTAATGATCTGTTCATTTTCCTGAATCAACAAATTTTGCTTTTGAATTAACTCCAAAAGTTCATCTTTGTTCTTATTTTCCAGCTTTAAACTCATGATGTTAAAATACATCAAAGCCTTCTAAAAACCTGATTATCCATAGAATTTTAATCAACAAAATTTGTAGATAAATATCTTCTACGCTTCTTGCATTTTTCAAAATCAATTCCTCGTAAAATCATGAATAATTCTTCATTAGTTAACTCAAAATTAGGAGTATCAATTCGTGTTGTTGGTCGCTTAAAAGTGCCTTTTTCCAAACGCTTGTAATAAATACAAAATCCATCTTTATCCCAGAATAATATCTTTACATGAGTCCTGTTTTTATTGAAAAACACAAAAAGGTATCCATTCATAGGATCCAATTGCATCCTGTTTTGTACCAGACCCGATAAGCCATCGAAGCCCTTGCGCATATCACAAGGCTGACTGTAGACAAATATTTTTGTGTTGGTTGAAATTGCAATCATCTACTCGTAAATTATAATTTGAGTTCCCGATTTTGTCGTGA
This genomic interval from uncultured Marinifilum sp. contains the following:
- a CDS encoding IS66 family transposase, translated to MSLKLENKNKDELLELIQKQNLLIQENEQIITSQQNYIKQLQRIAFGSKSERFAKGSVDENQLSLSFEELAQKDKDIKDETVKEKISYTRKKASNHKGRNKLPEHLPVREIIINPEENINGLKKIGEERTEILEYTPGKFFKLVLIRPKYEKENQEGVLIADMPSRPIEKCLAGNALLSSILINKYVDHLPLYRQRQIFKRADIDIAPSTIDSWVQQLGDLLNPLYEAMVNTVKNDGYLQADETPTRVLDKQKKGKTHRGFYWVYHSPLKRMVVFDYQKRRNKDAPRKILNEFAGYLQTDGYKVYDQYKNKKEVTHLACWAHARRYFEKALDQDQTRAEFAMLQIQKIYAIEREISDLSADQKKAVRLEKSLPVLNNFGKWICNESKLVLPKSSIGKAFLYAINLWDSLLAYLYNGELLIDNNPIENSIRPNALGRKNYLFAGSHEGAKRTAMFYTFFGTCKMHNVDPQKWLNSVLEQIADHKVNKLYELFPQNLM
- the tnpB gene encoding IS66 family insertion sequence element accessory protein TnpB (TnpB, as the term is used for proteins encoded by IS66 family insertion elements, is considered an accessory protein, since TnpC, encoded by a neighboring gene, is a DDE family transposase.), translated to MIAISTNTKIFVYSQPCDMRKGFDGLSGLVQNRMQLDPMNGYLFVFFNKNRTHVKILFWDKDGFCIYYKRLEKGTFKRPTTRIDTPNFELTNEELFMILRGIDFEKCKKRRRYLSTNFVD